One Heyndrickxia oleronia genomic window, CTATAATTGAACAATCCATGCGACATAATCCATTATTTAACGGGCTTCATATAACGGATTCTAATGCTTTCATCATAAGCCGGTATACTAATTGATTCCTCTGGTTTTCCTATCTTTACCTGTAAATTATCAACAAAAAATTCATCAATAACAGGTGAAACCTGAATACGGTTATAAAGTTTATCTGCTGATTCACTATTTTCTGCAATTACTCTTACCTCAAGTGGGTATTGATTAATGGAATGTCCATTAATCTTTGTATCACCATTAATATCACGAATTACCGTGGTATTTATAACCCTTTCACCATCAATGGAAATCTGTTTTGCCCCGTACATATTCAGATCATTAACAAGGCGTTTTAAAAGAACTGGAGAGACATCCTTTACCTTTTCTCCCAACAATAAAGCCTCTTTTAAGACATCAATCTTAATAACTATACCAGGACCATTTACTTCGGTTTGTCCTGCCTCTTTTTTTAGTTCATCTAATGTTTCTTTTAATGCCTGCTCTTTACTATCCTTTACTTTTGCCTCATATTTTTCAATTCGTTCCTCATTTGAGGAAATTTCTTTTAGTAATTTAGATTGTAGATCCTGCTCCTTTAATAAATCCTCCCTAAGCTCCCACATATCACGTGTGTCTCTAACTTTAGGCTTTTTGATCGTCTGAAATTGAATTGCTAGCATAAAACCAATGATAATCGAAATGACGGTCATACTCAGCTTAAACTTCGTGCCCACTCCTTTTCACCTTTTCTTTTCTTAGGATTCGCCAAGAATAGGCTCTATTTGTATTTGATTCTTTTTTTCCATCGTAAAAATTATATTATCGTTTACTAATTGGTCTTTTACACCACCAGTAATGGATAAGGCAGATTCTAGAATACCAGGGTCTCCAAGGGCTGTAATCGTAAAGGGCTCAGGAAATGGTATACCATCTACTGTAATAACAGGTCCAGTACAAATAATGTACGAACTATGGTTAATTCTTTGTCCATTAACAGCAATCGCAGTAGCCCCTGCAATATATAGTTCATTAATTACTTTAAAAACATGACGGTCATGTACAATGTAATTATTTACATTT contains:
- a CDS encoding DUF881 domain-containing protein produces the protein MGTKFKLSMTVISIIIGFMLAIQFQTIKKPKVRDTRDMWELREDLLKEQDLQSKLLKEISSNEERIEKYEAKVKDSKEQALKETLDELKKEAGQTEVNGPGIVIKIDVLKEALLLGEKVKDVSPVLLKRLVNDLNMYGAKQISIDGERVINTTVIRDINGDTKINGHSINQYPLEVRVIAENSESADKLYNRIQVSPVIDEFFVDNLQVKIGKPEESISIPAYDESIRIRYMKPVK